The window atttgaaggaaaatttCCAACGCGGGCTCCTCAGCAGCCAGCTCCGCCTGGCAGAGCACGTGCAGGGAGAAGCCTGGAGCCTTCCCGAGCAGGACCTGTGCTTCCGTACCCACGGGGGCGCCGCTCCTCCAGCGGTTAGCGTGGCAACGCGGACACGTGCCAGAACacctgcacagctcctgggcCTGGCCCGGCAATCGTTTCAGTTCAGACGCCCGCAGGGCAGATCGGCTCCCGCGCAAGATCAGAACCCGCAGGACGCAGCCCTGCTTTAGGCGAGTCCCAGAGCCCCGGTGAGGCACAGACTGCAGAGGGCAGGGGACTGCCTTTCTGGCCTTCCCCGACCCTGTACGCTTCCAAAAGCTTGCACGAAAAATCACTCGGGTGCCGGTCTTTATCCTAAGGTGCCAGGGAATGGTACCACAAAGCAACACGCAGCACGGCAGACACGCACAGCTCCAGACCAGGAAAGTCAGCCCGGGGAAGTGGCCGAGAGGGCAGGCAGCACGCCACCCCAGGACacccgcggcggggcgggcgccgcCACACGAGCACGAGGCCACCCTCAGCAGCGACAGGGGCTGCCTCTTCCCATCGCGTGAAACTCAGCCCGCCCGAAGCCTGCGGGACTTCTGTCAGTCCTGAAAACGTGACGGGCAATCTCCTTTGAAAATCCATCCCTGTGACTAAGTTTGGAAGGAACCACTGAACAGCGAGGATAGTTTAACTCAAGCCTTCCTTGCAGCCATCCCCACAGCGCGCTTCTTGCCTTGCACAGGCGCCAACAGAAGCTCGCACAGAAACCCTCCCAAGAAGCTACTTCTCAGAAATTATCACTAGACTTAACATTTGCAAACAATTCCAGGACAGTTTCTTTGATTTATCTCATTtagaaagacttaaaaaaattattgcctttattttttcttctaaagatTCACAAAAGCTTCATCAATCGCTGCCAAAAAAGCAGGGTTGTCGAGCTACGCCCCGGCCGGACCCAGGAGGAGaagacccccccaggacaccTTTCCGTGACCACACACGTGTACACACGCACGCAGTTTGCAGGCTCGGAAGCTGCCAGTGCCAGAGTCTGAATTCCAAAGTTTATCCAGGGGAAGGGGCAAACAGGAGCCCGCAGGCAGCCTTTCCCCAGGCACTCTGCCAACGCTCTTCAGCATCGCCCAGCGCGGCCGGGCCATCGGGGCCCGGGATGCCCCTGCTCGGCTGCTGGCAGGCGTTGTCTAGAGGCTGCCAACACGAAGAAGCCTTCGAGCCGCAGCGATTTCCAGCAGCCTGCGGCCCGGTGATACGCCTGGCACCGCGTTAGGGCTGGCTTGCTGGTTGATAATTCACCCAGGAAGGTGAGAACAAAGCAAAGGATTTGCttagagggaagaaaaggaagcaggaaGTGACAACAATGGATAGCGTATGAATGAGATGACAGATAAGGCTTCGTCTCTCTTACACAGAGAAGGACAAAAGGTACAAACAGCAACAACCGAGGGCTTCTAACTTTCGGTTTTGAGGAAATCCAGGGAAAAGGACCTGTGCCCAGCCACTCGTCCGGCCAGACCCACAAAGCTCTGAGCACCTGGTCCAATTACCGACACTTTTTGATACGAGgtcagaaagggaagaagggaatcGCCCACTGCTCCGTGGCGGGAAACGAAGACCCACCACACCCGAGCACCCCAAGCTCCCCGCCACGTACAATCAGCATCCGCTCGGCTATCAGGACGTTAGCCGGGCGCAGACAGCACCCGCTCCTCGCCCCTGCCAGGTGCCAGCCTGCCACCTCCCCGCCGCGCTCGCGGGCTGCCTCACAAGTGTttgcacagccccagctttATTGCCCGGCTTACGCTTGCGCTCAGAGGAGTCGCTGAAAGGCTTTGGAAAGGAGACAAGCGCTGCATTCACACGGATCTCTGAGAGCCCCTTTGACACCAGGAGGGCTGTCAGCAGCCCTCTGCCTTTCGTAAAAGAGGAGGCTGCCAGGAGATCCCCCCGGAGAAACGTCTTCAGCTCCCGAAACAAGCTCGggccctgcctcctccctgcccgGGAGAGAGCCAGCAGCACGCGCCGGTGCCTAAACCAAACCAGGCGAGCACCCCCACCCTCCGATCCCCGGCCGGTTTCCGCCGGCCTTGGCGCTCCGGGATTCCCCGGTGCCGGCCAGCAGCGCCCATCCTTTACCCACAACCCTGCTCCCGCAGCGCCTCCTCCCCGAAAACCTTCCCCGAAGGCGCGGGGGCACGCTCCCCGCTCCACCGGGAGCCTGCGGGGCGCTCCCCCGGGCGGTGCCGCCGGGGCCTCCCTCAGCGGCTTCCCACCGGGAACAGCCCCGGGGCACGGCTCGGGACAGCGGGGGGGGAGCGACAGgctcccgcccggccccgctgacAAGCCGCAGCGGGCCGTGACAGCCTCCCCCCGCGGCCGGCCGCTGCCTCCCCGCCGGCGCTGCCCGGGAGGGAcggggccgggacggggccgCCCCGGGAGGCTGCGAGGCCTCGGCCCGATCCGGGGAGccgcgcccggccgcggggGAGCCGGCGGggctgcagccggtgcagcgtgcccgtcccgtcccgtccttCCCGGCCCGGTTCGGcccccccggtcccgtcccCCTCCCGgtcccgctccccgcccgccgccgccgccgccgccgcgctcaccatcgccgccgccatcttggatcCACGTGTCGGCGCTGACGTCAGCGGAAGCGGCGAGCGGTTGGCTGCGGGGCCGGTTGCCGTGGCGACAGCGGCCTcggcgggcccggcccggcccggcccggcccggagcCGCCAACAGCGGCcgcgcggggcccggcccggcgctaacggggccggcagcggggggggagggaggggcggCGAGGGCCGGGGCGGCGCTGGGCGTGAGGCGAGGGCCGCGCCGCCATCTTTGTTGAGGGCAGCGCCCCGAGAGCGGGCACCGAGGCCTGGGCGGGCACCGGGGCGGCGGCCCGGCCCTCCCGGCACACGGCGCCGCGGGCGGCAGCAGCCCGGGGGAGGCCTCGGCGAGGCCCCGGGGGCTGAGGCTCCGTCTGCATCGGGGGCAGCCGAGAGGAGGCGCCTCGGGAGCGTTTGGCGAGCTCTGGGCCCGCTGCCACCGGGTCGCCCCAGGGAGCGCTGCAACGATGGGGCTGTTTAAGTAGTTTATTGACTGTaaaaaaaagcttctcaaaGCTGataataaaagcataaaaaatggtgtttgtctctttatatgaggaaaaaataaacagtcatGGAAGTTCGTTGTAAGAAGTAAAGAACACCCTTTAAAATCATTACTTCCTCTATTCCTCTTCCCTAAACAACCTGCCATTAAATACTAAAAACGAACAAAACCATGAAATGAGCGTGGAAGGAACGCACGGTTCGTTGCCGATAATGCAAATCAGAGGGTACGAGGTAAATGACATCTGTGGGCGAAGCGGAGGTGTTGGAGCGGAGGGGAGCGGCCCCGGGAgcgctgcaggggctgcagctgaaGCACGGGGCAGGCGCCAGCAAGGGCTCCCGCAGGCTGCACGGGGGCAGGTCGGCGGGGTCAGGCCAGGCCCAGCGCTAAAAAGCTCTGTGTGTGCAGGTCCACTCCCTGAAGCACACGCTGCCCTCCTTCCTGAAGTAGGCTCACCAAAGTTTGCACTCAGATGAAGTACCACAAAAAAAAGtaccacaaaaagaaaaataccaaaaaaaaaaaaaagtaccaaaaaaaaaaaaaaaccaccatccAGCAGGGCTTTGGGAGAGTCTCGTTTCAGTAACGCTTCAAAGCCAGGTCCCTGAGGCAGAGGCGAGCTGAGGTGCCGCAGCGCAGCACCGGGTGGGCGATCCATCGGGATCTCACCAGCGCGTGGGTGCGAGCGGCCAGGTTGTGCGGGCGGTGGGCACTGcgcagcacccccagggcagAACGGCTTTTCAACAAGCACAGCGCAGCACAAGCGCCTACTTCTGCAAAACAGCACGATAAGATCTCAGACGGCCCAAAAAaacctatttcttttttcctctgtagctGAAGCAGCCATGGCCCCAGCCCTCCTCGCGTGGTGCTCTCACACCAGCTGGACACCCGCCAGCAGGCACGgcccggggcagctgctgccctgcagtcTGGCACTGCAGAAGGCACAAGGTGCAGCCCTGCCTCGCTTATCCCCGGCCTGGCAGCCCCGGGGGTGGCTGGAGCGATGCTTCGTCGTGCCCTTGCTCCTAGCCAAGCCTCCTCAGGAAGTCTTTGGTTTCTGGGCCAGGCCAGCAGACGAGGAAGGTGTGCACAGCTCGAGAGCGGGACGGGGAGAGCAGGGTGCATGTGCTCGCTGCTGCTAACACGGAGCGCACAGTGCAGGGCCGTCCATCGTTTCCACCAAACTTTCTGCGTTATGGCTGCTGCTGATACTGGCCCTCTGTCGCAGTAAAGAAATCCTCCAAAATACTCTGCGTGTACTCGAAGGTGGGGCGATCCTCTGGTCTGGTCTTCCAGCACCTCAGCATAATGTCGtacagctcctcggggcagtTCTCTGTGCGGGGCATGCGGTAGCCGCGCTCCAGGGCCCTGATCACCTCCACGCTCGACATCCCTGGAGAAATGGAGCAGAACGGGTGAATGTTTCACAGTTTGTCACTGATTTCTTTAAAAGgcaatgaagaaataaaacccaacaGTCACCCTTTGGACACTGTCACTAGGGAGAAAAAGGACAGGTTGGAGGAGCCAGGGAAGGGGAGCCCCTGCTCCTGTTCAGGGAAACATGCGAACAACTGGGATGGTGCGTCACTTGTTGCATGCGGTTTTGTACCCCCTTTGAGCAGATCAGATGGGAATTGTAATTGTTTTGTATaaattcccccaaaataaaGGCGGCATTTCTCCATCTGCTGAGTCTTTAATGAGCCATTCCTTCCAGAGTCACTGATAAATATAAGTTAGTGCCGATGGCAGAGCTGGGCCTTCCCTCGCAGCCCTTTAAGCCACCCCACATCCTTCACGGACAGCTTGTGGCAACGTCCTTGTGCAGAAtcattttccattgaaaaaaGGCACCAGAGAAACAATTAGTATACAGTACAGGGTGGCTCCTAATGATGAAGATTTACAGATTGTTTGAGCCTTCCCAAAAACATCTGGCCCAGCTATCAGCCCTGAACCCCCGTGCTACTTCCAAACACGCTTAATCTGCAGGAAGCAGAAGAGCAGGGGTTAGTGGCGTGCACACAAATCTGTGTGCTGTCCAGAGATCTTCCAGCTCCGCTCCCAGTGTGAGATTCAAATTTCCTGCCATTGCCTCTGTTTTCAGTGACCTAACTTCACGGAGAAGCAGATCCCATAGATGGGCCCCAGAACACAGAGCACATCTTTTGGAAGCAGATTAGAGGGCGCATTTCAGCTCCATACCTGGGTATGGGATGCGCCCATAGGTAATGATCTCGGTCAGGAGGATCCCAAAGGACCAGACATCTGATTTTATAGTGAAAGATCCGTAATTGATGGCTTCTGGTGCAGTCCATTTGATGGGAAACTTGGCACCTGGACAAAGAGATCCAATGAGAAACAGGAAACAGGAGAAACAGGAGAAACAGGAAACCCAAATGCTGAGAAACTCGTAGTGAAATATGGggaacaagaaacaaacaggaagatGTGAAGCAATGCAAATGAGAGGAGCTTCCACTCATCTGTCCATTTATGCAGTACGTCCCTCCCTGGGCCCTTGCTGCCAAAGCTGCACATTTTAAGAGGCTTTAAGGGAATCCCACAACCCTTCACCGTCTCAGAAAGCGGCCAGACTCCCACAGCAGCTCTCGTACCTTCCCGGGCCGTGTACTCATCGTCTTCAATGACCCTGGCCAATCCAAAGTCTGCGATCTTGCACACCAGTATTGCTGACACCAGAATATTGGCAGCTCTCAGGTCTCTGTGGATGTAGTTCCTCTTCTCAATAAAAGCCATTCCTTCCGCAATctgtaaaaagcagaaaaaggcaaGGGGTCTGTTTGAAATAACACGAAAACCCTAAAAGTGACTGTTGCTAGGAATGGAAAAGAGCTTAGTTGCTTCTGGCGAGTACAAGAGAAGCAGGGCCAAAGGCGGCTGAGCCACGGCAGAGCACGGGGCAGCCACAGCGGAAACGTGATCGACTGCTGCATGGGAACCACTCCCAGCGCAGGGAATCCCTTGTGAAAGACATCAGGGGTTTGGGTGGCCGGGCCAGCACAACCCGTTTAAGGCCACACGtgagaaaagcagcaagagCCGGTGTCCGGGGAGCTGACGTGCTCGTGAGCAAGTTCCTGTGAACGTCCGCAGGTGGAGGTGTAACAGCTGGGCAAACCGCTCTCTGCCGAGGGGACAACAAATGGACTTTAACTGCTGCTGTTAGAACCTGTCAGCAGTACAGAGCTTCTCTGGGGAGGTCAGAAAAGCCCCATGATGGCCCCTGGGCGAGGACAGGGAGTTGCCTGAGGGCTTCGAGAGCAGCCCACGAAGTCAGCCCCGCCGTTGCACCCGCAAAGCTGGACCGCGGCAAGGTGCAGAGACCCACGAAATACAGAAGTAAACCAGCGCCGCAAGAGCGGAAGGATCATTTCCAGGGCCACGGGCGGTTTTGCTCGCAGTGActcagccccagcccgggcACCGGGCTCACCGGCTGCTGCCCTCGTGCAGGCGCTGGGGGCTCGGCCCCGGTGCTGCAGCCGTGGCACGAGGCGCGGAGGGGGCAGCCCGCGGAGGCAGCCTGCCGGGAGCAGATGGCTGCACGCCTGCCTCGCTGCTCGGCACGGCCACAGCCGGCTCGAGGAGCCAGCGACCTGGTCTAACCCTCCTGCGCCTGGGCCTTGCTGTTGCTCAGCTTTCTCCGTGAATTATTTCACTGAGGCACCAAGCTCAGCTCAGTGGTCGCTGGCTGTGGgcgctgcagaagcagcagcgaCAAGACAGTGGTTGCACAAATGATTGCACACGTGAAGCTAGATGTACAAGCACACTCAGCTGTACCCAAAATCAGCTCCTGAAAATATCCCCGACACTGTTTTCACCGAGTACCCCTCCCTTTCCAGATGCCTTCCTCCAGCCCATGGCTGGAAGATGATTTGAAGTGTAGTTACTGCCATAAAGCTCCCATAGGCACTGCTGTGGGGTAAAACAGCACGTTACATTCCTTGCAGTGCTCTCGTGAAGGCTGTCCCCTGGGCTGTATCGCACCGAGCACTATTTTCAGGCAACTGTCACATCAGCAGCGATGGACACAAATCGGTAGCTTTGACACTGCCGCTCCCCGGGGAGACCACGCCAGCCAGACCCGGGGTGTCCCGGAGACAGGACCGTGCAAACGTGAGCAGGTGAGAACCAGCTCCAGCCCTTCACCCCGCGGCTTccaaaaagcagagctgtgctgcggGCCCCCAGGGCTGCGACCTGCCGGGCAGAGACCCGCAGCCCTAACAGAGGAACCTTCCCGGCTCCCGAGAGGATCTGCTCTGCTTCAGGGTGCTGGGCACAGCccggtgctggctgcagctACCGGGTTAGCGGGGAGGAAGCAACCACTTCTCCTTTCCTGCACACCTGCTCCCACGCTAGGAGCACGCAGCGGGCTGCCTCGCGTGGCACCGTGACCCTcgccagccccttccccacatTTCCCAGCCCACGCGCCTGTCCCCGGGGTGCTCTGCAGGCAGCGAGGCCTTCCCACCCGAGCTGCGGGTGGGCTGCTCTCAGTCTGCCCCCCAAACACCTGGAGAAGAGCTCTCGGGGGGACCTGGAGGGCTCGAGCTCAGCTTTGCAAACCCCGGGGTGCCAGCAGCCGGCCCCGTGTCCCAGAAGATGGaatggggagctggggaaggtCTGTGCCCTCCTCACCTGGGCAGAGAAGTCGATCAGCTTCGGCAGCGGCTGCTTGTTCCCCTCCTCGCTCTTCAGGAAGTCCAGCAAGCTCCctgcgggcaggcagggcaCGGGGCTCAGCTCAGCCGGGGACGTGATGCTGCTCCGGGACCCTCTGGGGCTCACCGGCTCCCAAACCCACCCACAGGCAGCACAggtcccctcctgtcccctcttcctccacctgtccccatccctcctctcccagggccgtccccacgtccccccagaGCCCACGTCTTCCCCCGGGGATGGGGGGAGCCGGTCCCACACCGCGGGGACGTGCAGGGGCGCGGGCGGCACCTTTCTCCATGAACTCGGTGATGATGTAGATGGGCTCCTCCTTGGTCACGACGGCGTGCAGCTTCACCAGCTTGTCGTGCTGCAGGGTCTTCATGAGGTTCGCCTCCTCCAGGAAGGCGCTCACGGACATGCTGCCGGGCTTCATGGTCTTCACCGCCACCTTGGTGTGCTTGTTGTAGGTAGCTGGGGGGGACGCAGGCCGTtccccagggtgcccagcccTCCCCGGGCATCCCGCAGTGGGAGCACTGGGCTGTGGAGCCAAACCCCCactcctgcaggcagagctgctgcgcGATGGCTGGAGACCACACGCAGCCCCGGGCTGTCCCCACGGGAAGGACAGGGCCACCACTACTTCCCAGTGcccctctctcctcccaccAGTTGCTTCCTCGCTGTCTGCTCGCAGGGcactcccccaccccctgccacccctctacctcctctcccatccctcgcccttcctccttcaccatcgccttcctcctcctcccagctgcctcctccctgctctcaCCCATCCACACTTCTCCAAACTGCCCGGCTCCCAGCTtcttctccagctgcagagaCTCCCGAGGGATTTCCCACGCATCTTTCTCCCAGGGCTTCTGGGGTTTGGGCATGCAGCAGGGGTAGGTGAGCTTCTGGCACAGCCCGTCGCTTTGCCCTGCCGGGGAGCGGCGAGCGCCATCAGCCAGGCTCCGTGCTGCGAAGCGCAGAGCCCGCGACAGCCCCCGTGGGTGCAGGGCACGACCCAGCGTCGGACACCAGCACCGCAGCACGGCCCTGCTGGGACATGGCACAGTCAGGGCTCCCGCCTGGGGACTGCAGGCATTTGGGGCACCACCACCAGCTTCTGCGACTGCTGGGCACCGTGAGGCTGCACGGAGCCCAGCGGTGCCGGGCAGGATCGTGCTGGAGCGACGCCCCCGGGGCTCACCCTTGTAGTGCTCAACCAGCTCCTGCAGCGTGTTGAAGCTGCTGCGCGGGGAGATGTAGAAGCCGCCGCTATCCAGCGTCCGGATCTTGTAATGCTTCACGCTGCCTCCCTGCAGGCCGTCCCCGTCCCGCACCGACAAGGAGTAGCAACCTGCTCGGGGAAGGGCGAGCTGCGAGCCGTGGCATGGGGCAGTGCCCCCCCGGCTCCCGGACACGCGTGCGGGGTCCCAGCACCGCCCGGCTGAGCCACCAGCTCAGCACCGTCCCCTCCTTGCCACCGCCACCCCCTCAGCTCCAGCATGAGGCCAG of the Anser cygnoides isolate HZ-2024a breed goose chromosome 16, Taihu_goose_T2T_genome, whole genome shotgun sequence genome contains:
- the HCK gene encoding tyrosine-protein kinase HCK is translated as MGCVKSKEADIQDKVIKTDLGPGLQLGRYVKDPTADNKHPNACSVAVPLPVDGPGDSVVLALYDYEAMHPGDLSFKKGERLKVLEEKGEWWQARSLVTGHEGFIPSNYVARADSLETEEWFFKGISRKDAERLLLGPGNVIGSFMIRDSETTKGCYSLSVRDGDGLQGGSVKHYKIRTLDSGGFYISPRSSFNTLQELVEHYKGQSDGLCQKLTYPCCMPKPQKPWEKDAWEIPRESLQLEKKLGAGQFGEVWMATYNKHTKVAVKTMKPGSMSVSAFLEEANLMKTLQHDKLVKLHAVVTKEEPIYIITEFMEKGSLLDFLKSEEGNKQPLPKLIDFSAQIAEGMAFIEKRNYIHRDLRAANILVSAILVCKIADFGLARVIEDDEYTAREGAKFPIKWTAPEAINYGSFTIKSDVWSFGILLTEIITYGRIPYPGMSSVEVIRALERGYRMPRTENCPEELYDIMLRCWKTRPEDRPTFEYTQSILEDFFTATEGQYQQQP